A genomic segment from Chitinophaga niabensis encodes:
- the rluF gene encoding 23S rRNA pseudouridine(2604) synthase RluF has translation MDISVNKYISDTGFCSRREADKYIEQGRVTINDNIASKGNRVKTGDVVEVDGEPLKKKKATIYMALNKPKGITCTTDTKDKSNIIDYLNYSSRIFPIGRLDKLSEGLIFLTNDGDIVNKILRAGNQHEKEYIVTVDKPVNLEFIKAMRNGVKIMGVVTQKCFVQQEGTNRFRIILTQGLNRQIRRMCEALGYNVEALRRTRIMNITLKDLPPGKWRYFTKEEINTISAMVANSSKTGNNAGNTEGMDE, from the coding sequence ATGGATATAAGCGTAAACAAATACATCAGCGATACCGGCTTTTGCAGCAGGAGGGAAGCAGATAAATACATTGAGCAGGGCCGTGTAACCATTAATGATAACATTGCTTCCAAAGGAAACCGTGTTAAGACCGGCGATGTGGTGGAAGTGGATGGCGAGCCGCTGAAGAAAAAGAAAGCCACCATTTACATGGCGCTGAACAAACCCAAAGGCATTACCTGCACCACAGATACGAAGGATAAATCCAATATCATCGATTACCTGAATTATTCTTCCCGGATCTTCCCGATCGGGCGGCTGGATAAATTATCCGAAGGGCTTATATTCCTCACCAACGATGGAGATATTGTCAATAAGATCCTGAGGGCCGGGAATCAACACGAGAAAGAATACATTGTTACCGTAGATAAACCTGTAAACCTGGAGTTTATCAAAGCCATGCGTAATGGCGTGAAGATTATGGGCGTAGTTACACAAAAGTGTTTTGTGCAGCAGGAAGGTACCAATCGTTTCCGTATTATCCTCACCCAGGGCCTCAACCGCCAGATCAGGCGGATGTGCGAAGCGCTTGGTTATAATGTGGAAGCGCTTCGCCGCACCCGTATCATGAATATTACTTTAAAAGACCTGCCACCCGGCAAGTGGCGCTATTTTACAAAAGAAGAGATCAATACCATCTCTGCCATGGTAGCCAACAGCAGTAAAACAGGCAACAATGCCGGTAATACTGAAGGAATGGACGAATAA
- a CDS encoding 3-keto-disaccharide hydrolase — protein sequence MKTIFAAVVFTLCTANIFAQTKNLFNGKDLSGWHIDVPAMDKDSSVKTPFIVRDGNLVSLAKPQGHIITDAVYQNYRLEVEYRFPAKPGNCGVLVHASTPRVLYAMFPKSIECQLMHQNAGDFWCIGEDIAVPDMETRRGPKEKWGAVDGKERRIKNLTDDSEKPLGEWNKMTVECVGNVVKVWVNGDMVNEGSNCTASKGQIALQAEGSEVEFRKVALTPIKKITK from the coding sequence ATGAAAACAATCTTTGCTGCCGTTGTATTCACCCTCTGCACCGCAAACATTTTTGCGCAAACCAAAAACCTTTTCAATGGTAAAGACCTCAGTGGCTGGCATATAGATGTGCCTGCCATGGATAAGGACTCCAGTGTAAAAACGCCCTTTATTGTGCGGGATGGCAATCTTGTTAGTCTTGCCAAACCACAGGGCCATATCATTACAGATGCTGTTTACCAGAACTACCGGCTGGAAGTGGAATACCGTTTCCCGGCCAAACCGGGCAACTGTGGCGTACTGGTACATGCATCTACTCCCCGTGTGCTGTATGCCATGTTCCCTAAATCCATTGAATGCCAGCTGATGCATCAGAACGCGGGAGATTTCTGGTGTATCGGGGAAGATATTGCCGTACCGGATATGGAAACACGCCGCGGGCCTAAAGAAAAATGGGGTGCTGTGGATGGTAAAGAGAGGAGGATCAAAAACCTGACAGACGATTCAGAAAAACCACTGGGTGAATGGAATAAGATGACGGTGGAATGTGTGGGAAATGTGGTAAAAGTATGGGTAAACGGGGATATGGTGAACGAAGGTTCCAACTGTACCGCCTCTAAAGGCCAGATAGCTTTACAGGCAGAGGGTTCAGAAGTAGAGTTCCGCAAGGTGGCTTTAACGCCTATCAAAAAGATCACGAAATAA